The following coding sequences are from one Myxococcales bacterium window:
- a CDS encoding esterase family protein, whose translation MDNAANGGLGVLFVLGGDGNGGLESNRNFTGYTNRSFTLEGLTDKLAQNGDIPPLLVVWPTEHGSTIECRDTRQAIDNWRTFVLPRLKQLFPKLSDKPEMRAVIGQSTEGAKAFDFAWRAPDVVGKVFSGSGSFVCFMRLGMTAFQDPTQLVLCPIQPPPPKPGEQPAPPNLCCPVTGKDQTPLPGCDNFGYSKLVRSCAAKNLRVSLSVGKNDITPQGVPGQDDTSSCQANWLATNTDFAAALKEKGVEYQYVITPGGHGPDSWVAYAGDRFRWLFRDVMCFD comes from the coding sequence ATGGACAACGCCGCGAACGGAGGGCTTGGCGTGCTCTTCGTTCTCGGGGGAGACGGCAACGGAGGATTGGAGTCCAATCGCAACTTCACCGGCTACACGAACCGATCCTTCACACTCGAGGGCCTCACAGACAAGCTCGCCCAGAACGGGGACATACCTCCCCTGCTTGTAGTTTGGCCCACGGAACACGGGTCCACCATTGAGTGTCGGGATACGCGCCAGGCAATCGACAACTGGCGAACGTTCGTGCTTCCCCGGCTAAAGCAGCTCTTTCCGAAACTCTCCGACAAGCCGGAAATGCGTGCCGTGATCGGGCAGAGCACCGAGGGCGCAAAAGCCTTCGATTTCGCCTGGCGTGCGCCAGATGTGGTTGGAAAGGTGTTCTCGGGGTCGGGTAGTTTTGTGTGCTTCATGCGGTTGGGTATGACAGCGTTTCAAGATCCTACTCAGCTCGTCCTGTGTCCAATTCAACCGCCCCCACCGAAGCCCGGAGAGCAACCTGCCCCGCCCAACCTCTGCTGCCCGGTTACGGGCAAGGACCAAACGCCTCTTCCAGGCTGCGATAACTTTGGTTACAGCAAGCTCGTTAGGTCCTGCGCTGCAAAGAATCTTCGCGTCTCGCTGAGCGTCGGCAAGAACGACATCACGCCTCAAGGCGTTCCCGGACAGGACGACACGTCGTCATGCCAGGCGAACTGGCTAGCGACCAACACGGACTTCGCGGCTGCGCTCAAGGAAAAGGGGGTGGAGTACCAATACGTCATCACTCCGGGCGGGCACGGTCCTGACAGCTGGGTAGCCTACGCCGGCGACCGCTTCCGTTGGCTCTTCAGAGACGTCATGTGCTTTGATTGA
- a CDS encoding VOC family protein, which yields MRVQVRRRHNAAVYVTSLNHVNVRTHRLEEMVAFYRDVLGMRPGPRPGFSFGGAWMYVGAHPVVHLVEVSQPPTPGASLQLEHFALAGRDLPGFLARLDALGVPHREGRLDDFAISQVHVHDPDGNHIHIDFPDAGDASVESPAR from the coding sequence TTGCGGGTGCAAGTTCGGCGGCGCCACAATGCCGCCGTGTACGTCACCAGCCTGAACCACGTGAACGTCCGGACCCACCGGCTGGAGGAGATGGTGGCGTTTTACCGGGACGTGCTGGGGATGCGCCCGGGGCCTCGACCCGGCTTTTCCTTTGGGGGCGCTTGGATGTACGTGGGGGCTCATCCGGTGGTGCATTTGGTCGAGGTGAGTCAGCCGCCCACGCCGGGCGCTTCGCTGCAGCTCGAACACTTCGCGCTGGCAGGGCGGGACTTACCGGGGTTTCTGGCACGGCTCGACGCCCTTGGTGTTCCGCACCGCGAGGGACGCCTCGACGATTTCGCGATCAGCCAGGTCCACGTGCACGACCCAGATGGCAACCACATCCACATCGACTTCCCCGACGCCGGCGATGCAAGCGTGGAGAGTCCTGCCCGCTAA
- a CDS encoding ATP-binding protein, with protein MPALPVHAATRAYQLVEVNRNWYGINALGQTDDGFLWVGTEVGLHRYDGAHFESFTSRSTQGGLGADEIRTLAAGKDGSLWVGLANGSVSQLTQGAWKSYGVVAPEAATAVTVAADGSVWVAFDRKLFFKTKDAAAFTPHARFEATVSKLVPGAGRDVWALAGARVFRIEAAVVRPEPAALTVRALAALEEKPPLIVDDRNQVVRLGDASRVLTHFPEASPPFDLAADSAGRVWFSAGGLVRGWDPRDGHSRPLGPLHRREPALLYVDRDDTVWVASGIALYRLARKPLEVYPGAKPDGIVFSVQEDAQGAIWYATMNGVVRVAHGETQAFTVHNDIPLDCVRSLWPRREGGLWLAGCGKGLALFDGRTFTLSPNPAGRDSFTRLVFESRDGTLWLAPQLGGLIQRRPGEEDHFVVEPPSHCRPTLSPGCPHAGSSLAETPDGAVWFATEGMGLYRIKEGQVQRFTPADGLPSLRLLSLYVDGLGVLWIGTKDAGLARLRAGAFERLDERKGLPTNSVNGIVEDGVGHVWLASPTGVYRLSRAQVDAAFAGLAHSLDHEAFGQAEGMASARTSERQLPAALRASDGRLWFPTHDGAVAFPTPAPPRMLPVTAPVIQVSVDEGPFVSVPPDGRVTVRQGPLTVKYVVPHLTASHRVRTSYRLAGYDAEWTTAGASNLVRYDRVPRGSFTFVLRASLGDDSSRTRAVSIGVRRKGWLDSPVSWMAGLALLTGAVFAVHRARLHRETSRFAAVLKERNRIARDLHDGLAQGFAAISYQLERVASRLGKDPQGAQQMLEKTHDLVTQCRLMARQTVWDLRLSGQDGEGDLKTALARLCDQATLASNAVVKFEAVGGTPRAANVPEVRDELVAIAREAVTNALVHGRARNVSVKLVRDHEQVRLRVNDDGAGFDPAEVARQGGAHFGLKGMEERATKLGARLHVKSAPGQGATLEVSLG; from the coding sequence GTGCCCGCCCTCCCCGTGCACGCGGCCACGAGGGCGTATCAGCTGGTCGAGGTCAACCGAAACTGGTACGGCATAAACGCTCTAGGCCAAACGGACGACGGCTTTTTGTGGGTGGGCACCGAAGTGGGGCTTCACCGGTACGACGGTGCGCACTTCGAGTCGTTCACCAGCCGCAGCACCCAGGGCGGCCTCGGCGCCGACGAAATTCGCACCCTCGCCGCCGGCAAAGACGGCTCGTTATGGGTGGGCCTCGCGAACGGCAGCGTGAGCCAGCTCACGCAGGGCGCATGGAAGAGCTACGGCGTGGTGGCCCCCGAAGCGGCCACCGCGGTGACCGTGGCCGCCGATGGCAGCGTGTGGGTTGCGTTCGACCGCAAGCTCTTTTTCAAAACCAAAGACGCCGCGGCGTTCACTCCCCATGCCCGCTTCGAGGCCACCGTGAGCAAACTGGTGCCGGGCGCCGGGCGCGACGTGTGGGCGCTCGCAGGCGCGCGGGTGTTCCGCATCGAAGCGGCCGTGGTGCGCCCCGAGCCTGCCGCGCTCACCGTGCGGGCGCTTGCGGCCCTCGAAGAAAAGCCGCCTCTCATCGTCGACGACCGGAACCAGGTCGTGCGGCTGGGGGATGCTTCGCGCGTGCTCACCCACTTCCCGGAGGCCTCACCCCCCTTCGATCTGGCCGCCGACAGCGCAGGGCGGGTATGGTTCTCGGCGGGTGGCCTCGTCAGGGGCTGGGATCCTCGCGATGGACACAGCCGCCCGCTCGGGCCTCTTCACCGGCGTGAGCCCGCGCTTCTCTACGTCGATCGGGACGACACCGTGTGGGTGGCAAGTGGCATCGCCCTTTACAGGTTGGCGCGCAAGCCGCTCGAGGTGTACCCGGGCGCAAAGCCCGACGGCATCGTCTTTTCCGTTCAGGAGGATGCGCAAGGCGCGATTTGGTACGCCACCATGAACGGCGTCGTCCGCGTGGCGCACGGTGAGACGCAGGCCTTCACCGTACACAACGATATCCCGCTCGACTGTGTGCGTTCGCTGTGGCCGCGGCGCGAGGGCGGTTTGTGGCTGGCTGGATGTGGCAAGGGCTTGGCACTCTTCGATGGCCGCACCTTCACCCTTTCGCCCAACCCCGCAGGCCGAGATTCCTTCACGCGTCTGGTCTTCGAGTCCCGCGACGGCACGCTCTGGCTGGCTCCGCAGCTCGGCGGGCTCATTCAGCGCCGCCCTGGTGAAGAGGATCACTTCGTGGTCGAGCCGCCTTCTCACTGCCGTCCCACCCTGAGCCCGGGCTGTCCCCACGCAGGGTCCAGCCTGGCCGAGACCCCCGACGGCGCCGTGTGGTTCGCCACGGAAGGCATGGGCCTTTACCGGATCAAGGAGGGGCAGGTGCAGCGCTTCACGCCGGCCGACGGCTTGCCGTCCCTCCGCCTGCTCAGCCTCTACGTCGATGGCTTGGGGGTCCTGTGGATCGGTACCAAGGACGCCGGGCTCGCCCGCCTGCGGGCCGGCGCTTTCGAGAGGCTCGACGAGCGCAAGGGCCTGCCCACGAACAGCGTGAACGGCATCGTCGAAGACGGCGTGGGGCATGTGTGGCTGGCCAGTCCCACGGGGGTCTACCGACTTTCACGGGCACAGGTTGACGCGGCCTTTGCGGGCTTGGCGCACTCGCTCGACCACGAGGCCTTCGGGCAAGCGGAAGGCATGGCTTCGGCGCGGACCTCCGAGCGGCAGCTTCCGGCCGCGCTGCGCGCCTCGGACGGGCGCCTGTGGTTCCCCACGCACGATGGGGCGGTGGCTTTCCCCACACCCGCGCCGCCGCGCATGCTCCCCGTAACCGCGCCCGTGATTCAGGTCTCCGTCGACGAGGGACCTTTTGTGTCCGTGCCACCCGATGGACGCGTCACCGTACGCCAGGGGCCTTTGACGGTGAAGTACGTCGTGCCCCATCTCACGGCGTCTCATCGGGTCCGGACCTCCTATCGCCTGGCGGGATACGACGCGGAATGGACGACGGCGGGCGCATCGAACCTGGTGAGGTACGACCGTGTTCCCCGAGGCTCGTTCACGTTTGTGCTGCGCGCCTCCCTGGGCGACGACTCTAGCCGCACGCGTGCGGTGTCCATCGGGGTCCGGCGCAAAGGATGGCTCGACTCGCCCGTGTCGTGGATGGCGGGATTGGCGCTGCTCACGGGCGCCGTGTTCGCCGTGCACCGCGCCCGTCTACATCGCGAGACCTCGCGATTTGCAGCCGTTCTCAAAGAGCGCAACCGCATCGCCCGCGATCTGCACGATGGTCTCGCACAGGGCTTCGCCGCCATCAGCTACCAGCTCGAGCGGGTGGCGTCCCGGCTGGGCAAGGACCCGCAAGGCGCCCAGCAGATGCTGGAGAAGACCCACGATCTGGTCACGCAGTGCCGGCTGATGGCACGGCAGACTGTTTGGGACCTGCGGCTTTCTGGTCAAGACGGCGAAGGTGATCTGAAGACCGCGCTCGCGCGGCTCTGTGACCAAGCTACCCTGGCCTCGAACGCCGTCGTGAAGTTCGAGGCGGTGGGGGGCACGCCCCGGGCGGCGAACGTGCCCGAGGTCCGCGACGAGCTCGTGGCCATCGCGCGCGAAGCGGTCACGAACGCGCTGGTCCACGGCAGGGCCCGCAACGTCAGCGTGAAGCTCGTGCGAGACCACGAACAGGTGCGCTTGCGGGTCAACGACGACGGCGCCGGGTTCGACCCGGCGGAAGTCGCGCGCCAGGGGGGCGCCCACTTCGGGCTCAAGGGCATGGAAGAGCGGGCCACGAAGCTCGGCGCCCGCCTGCACGTAAAGAGCGCACCCGGGCAAGGGGCCACGTTGGAGGTCAGTCTCGGTTAG